A genome region from Nocardia sp. NBC_01730 includes the following:
- a CDS encoding universal stress protein, which translates to MADSAASQSAPQMIAAVDGSASSYQAVAWAAVEAALHRRELHILTSMALPGGFGPGTALSESDMECKRRDGERIVTEASRIARAAVLGAELVLTTEVSFDLPVPTLIARSEQVKMLVIGSSRGLSAVHRGPLSSVSTAVTRHAHCPVVVIHSRSSTTSPASSTGARL; encoded by the coding sequence ATGGCCGACTCCGCTGCCTCGCAGTCCGCCCCGCAAATGATCGCAGCTGTGGACGGCTCCGCCAGCTCATATCAAGCGGTGGCCTGGGCAGCGGTCGAGGCTGCCTTGCACCGCCGAGAACTACACATTCTCACCTCGATGGCGCTGCCCGGCGGTTTCGGTCCCGGCACGGCACTGAGCGAGTCGGACATGGAGTGCAAGCGGCGCGACGGCGAGCGGATCGTCACCGAAGCCAGCAGGATCGCGCGAGCCGCCGTGCTGGGTGCAGAACTCGTCCTCACCACCGAGGTGTCGTTCGACCTCCCCGTTCCCACCCTGATCGCCCGGTCGGAACAAGTGAAGATGCTGGTGATCGGCAGCAGCCGGGGCCTCAGCGCCGTCCACCGCGGGCCGCTCAGCTCGGTCAGCACCGCCGTGACCCGGCACGCGCACTGCCCGGTCGTCGTCATCCACTCGCGGTCATCCACGACATCGCCGGCATCGTCAACGGGTGCCCGCCTGTAG
- a CDS encoding sensor histidine kinase, which translates to MERQRSEAGSSDWTPVTETLSQLRLRELLLEVQDRIAQIVRARDQMDRLIEAMLVITAGLDLGNTLRSIVHAAIELVDARYGALGVRAIDTSSSQLADLVYEGIDDRTRMLIGDLPRGLGVLGLLFDQPKPIRLTDLSAHPASVGFPEHHPRMGSFLGVPVKVRDEVFGNLYLTEKAGGQGFTEDDEVVVQALAGAAGIAIENARFYERSRIRQKWLEAIRDVSTELLAGGEPGEVLDLIAQRALTLTDSACTFLALPDDPDIPHEDVTELAVVAAAGVEADALIGRRIPISESHSGMVFREGHAMAVDRLLHNVLFDSVAALGPVLVLPLRAANTTIGVLTTLRPAGAPRLDTAAQSMMVAFSHQAALALHLADTQRRMRELDVLSDRDRIARDLHDHVMQRLFAVGLSLQGTLQRARAPEVKSRLTETIDELQAILQHIRHSIFDLQSSTSATETPVFRTRLHDIVAETTADSGLRTTVHLVGPVSVLVPLLSEDVAAVVREGTSNVVRHAAATSVSVSLTVGDDIAIEVVDDGTGVPDDLAWRSGLADLAARAERAGGSSSIESGPAGGTVLRWSAPLP; encoded by the coding sequence ATGGAACGCCAGCGGTCCGAGGCCGGTTCCAGTGACTGGACGCCGGTCACCGAGACACTGTCTCAGCTGCGGCTACGTGAGTTGCTCCTCGAGGTCCAGGACCGGATCGCGCAGATTGTCCGCGCCCGCGACCAGATGGACCGGCTCATCGAGGCCATGCTCGTCATCACCGCTGGACTGGATCTCGGCAACACGCTGCGTTCCATCGTGCACGCCGCCATCGAGTTGGTTGACGCACGGTATGGCGCCCTCGGCGTCCGCGCGATTGACACGTCCAGCAGTCAGCTCGCCGATCTCGTCTACGAGGGCATCGATGACCGTACCCGGATGCTGATCGGTGACCTGCCTCGTGGCCTCGGAGTCCTCGGCCTGCTGTTCGATCAACCGAAACCCATTCGGCTGACCGATCTTTCGGCTCATCCCGCCTCGGTCGGCTTCCCTGAGCACCATCCGCGGATGGGCAGCTTTCTCGGCGTGCCGGTCAAGGTCCGCGATGAGGTGTTCGGCAACCTCTACCTCACTGAGAAGGCGGGGGGTCAGGGGTTCACCGAAGACGACGAGGTCGTCGTCCAGGCCCTCGCCGGGGCCGCGGGCATCGCCATCGAAAACGCCCGGTTCTACGAACGGTCCCGGATCCGCCAGAAGTGGTTGGAAGCGATCCGCGACGTGTCTACCGAGTTGCTCGCCGGCGGCGAACCCGGCGAAGTGCTCGACCTGATCGCCCAGCGTGCGTTGACGCTCACCGACTCTGCGTGCACGTTCCTCGCCTTGCCCGACGACCCCGATATCCCTCATGAAGACGTGACCGAGTTGGCGGTGGTCGCGGCTGCGGGCGTTGAAGCCGACGCACTGATCGGACGGCGGATCCCGATCAGCGAATCTCATTCCGGCATGGTGTTCCGGGAAGGGCATGCCATGGCCGTCGACCGGCTGCTGCATAATGTGCTGTTCGACTCTGTGGCGGCACTCGGCCCGGTGCTGGTCCTGCCGTTACGAGCCGCGAACACCACTATCGGTGTACTCACCACCCTGCGGCCCGCCGGTGCACCGCGCTTGGACACCGCGGCGCAGTCGATGATGGTGGCCTTCTCCCACCAAGCCGCGCTCGCACTGCACCTGGCGGACACGCAACGGCGGATGCGGGAGCTGGATGTGCTGTCCGATCGCGACCGGATCGCCCGTGATCTGCACGATCACGTCATGCAGCGACTTTTCGCGGTCGGCTTGTCGCTGCAAGGCACTTTGCAACGGGCCCGTGCGCCCGAAGTCAAGAGCCGGCTCACCGAAACCATCGACGAGCTGCAGGCCATTCTGCAACATATCCGCCACTCGATTTTCGATCTGCAGAGCAGCACCAGTGCTACCGAGACCCCTGTGTTCCGTACAAGATTGCATGACATTGTCGCCGAAACGACCGCCGACAGCGGCTTGCGCACGACGGTGCACCTAGTCGGTCCCGTTTCCGTACTGGTGCCGTTGTTGTCCGAGGATGTCGCAGCGGTGGTGCGCGAAGGGACGAGCAACGTGGTCCGGCATGCCGCCGCGACCTCGGTATCGGTCAGCCTCACCGTGGGTGACGACATCGCCATCGAGGTGGTCGACGACGGAACCGGCGTTCCCGATGACCTCGCGTGGCGCAGCGGGCTGGCCGACTTGGCCGCCCGCGCCGAGCGCGCGGGTGGCAGCTCGAGCATCGAGAGCGGCCCCGCCGGGGGAACCGTGCTGCGCTGGTCTGCACCGTTGCCGTAG
- a CDS encoding SGNH/GDSL hydrolase family protein, which yields MGRRVRAVVACAAIGAAVSGVQVSASSAAPPFGEYVALGDSWAADASLSQPTDEFVPIGCAQSRADYAKQVAAALAMPVFRDATCGGATTAHMTAAQSTARGVNAPQFDRLTSSTDLVTLEIGGNDAGLAATVQRCLTADPVVSPCLNTLVVDGVDRMSANIAAVAPKVTAVIEGIRARSPRARILLLDYFAGVSTGPGCFPSVPISDADANWLGHKLIELDAMLARVARATGAEFVDSYTTSAGHDACQAPGTRWVEGLVPFSGDPVGPAVPFHPNQLGADHQARSVLAALAG from the coding sequence ATGGGCAGGAGGGTGCGCGCGGTGGTGGCGTGCGCGGCGATCGGCGCTGCTGTCTCGGGTGTGCAGGTGTCGGCGTCCTCGGCGGCTCCCCCGTTCGGTGAGTACGTCGCTTTGGGCGACTCGTGGGCGGCTGATGCCTCGTTGAGTCAGCCGACCGACGAGTTCGTGCCGATCGGGTGCGCACAGAGCCGGGCCGACTACGCCAAGCAGGTGGCCGCGGCACTGGCGATGCCGGTGTTCCGGGACGCGACCTGTGGTGGGGCGACGACCGCGCATATGACCGCTGCGCAGAGCACTGCGCGCGGAGTGAACGCGCCGCAGTTCGATCGCCTCACCTCATCAACGGATCTGGTGACCCTTGAAATCGGTGGTAACGACGCGGGATTGGCCGCAACGGTCCAGCGCTGCCTGACCGCCGACCCTGTGGTGTCGCCTTGCCTGAATACGCTGGTGGTCGACGGCGTGGATCGGATGTCGGCGAATATCGCCGCGGTCGCGCCGAAGGTTACGGCGGTGATCGAGGGCATCCGTGCGCGGTCGCCGCGTGCGCGGATTCTGCTGCTGGACTACTTCGCGGGCGTCAGCACCGGACCCGGTTGCTTTCCCTCCGTCCCGATCTCGGATGCGGACGCGAACTGGCTGGGCCACAAGCTGATCGAGCTGGACGCGATGCTGGCGCGGGTGGCGCGGGCGACCGGTGCGGAGTTCGTCGACTCATACACCACGAGCGCCGGGCACGACGCATGTCAGGCGCCGGGAACGCGGTGGGTGGAGGGGCTGGTCCCGTTCTCCGGTGATCCGGTGGGCCCGGCGGTGCCGTTCCATCCGAATCAGCTCGGCGCCGATCACCAGGCCAGGAGCGTGCTTGCGGCCTTGGCCGGTTGA
- a CDS encoding Acg family FMN-binding oxidoreductase, whose amino-acid sequence MDNRLPDDHTMKAALALAVRAPSVHNTQPWRFRIGERGVRIYLDPTRAHPSTDPDQRDLVLSCGAALHHLRIALAAMGWSAVVHRLPNPADQNHLASIELLRNRPTMTDVALGAAITDRRTDRRNYSSRPLPPGYLGLVTERAAEFGGVIRQAAYKSRDRLVEAMNAAARQHPEDPDYQLELAAWSGRHDTANGVPARDTTPPRTGQEISSRVFTAPRLIDRTREPDYAELLVLGTAADDRLSRLRAGEATSAVLLTATNVGLATCLLTEPLEIPELRKKISLGVLDDATSPQAVIRIGWLPDDTPPLPVAPRRTVDEVLDPFDAGETTAH is encoded by the coding sequence ATGGATAACCGACTGCCCGATGATCACACCATGAAGGCCGCGCTCGCGCTCGCGGTGCGAGCACCGTCGGTACACAACACACAGCCATGGCGGTTCCGCATCGGTGAGCGCGGAGTGCGCATCTACCTCGACCCGACGCGAGCACACCCCTCGACCGATCCCGACCAGCGTGATCTCGTACTCAGCTGCGGCGCGGCACTGCACCACTTACGGATCGCGCTCGCGGCCATGGGATGGTCGGCCGTGGTGCACAGACTTCCCAATCCCGCCGATCAGAATCACCTGGCTTCGATAGAACTCCTCCGGAATCGGCCGACCATGACCGATGTCGCGCTGGGCGCCGCGATAACCGACAGACGAACCGACCGCAGGAACTACAGCTCCCGACCCCTACCGCCGGGCTATCTCGGGCTGGTCACCGAACGCGCCGCGGAGTTCGGCGGCGTCATCCGCCAGGCCGCATACAAATCGCGCGACCGGCTCGTCGAGGCGATGAACGCGGCGGCACGACAACACCCCGAAGACCCGGACTATCAACTCGAGCTGGCGGCATGGAGCGGCAGGCACGACACCGCCAACGGTGTACCGGCACGCGACACCACGCCACCCCGCACCGGCCAGGAGATTTCGAGCCGGGTCTTCACCGCGCCACGGCTGATCGATCGCACCCGCGAACCCGACTACGCCGAACTGCTGGTGCTCGGCACCGCAGCCGACGACCGGCTGTCGCGACTGCGCGCGGGCGAAGCGACAAGCGCGGTCCTCTTGACCGCCACGAATGTCGGATTGGCCACCTGCCTGCTGACCGAGCCGCTGGAGATCCCCGAACTGCGCAAGAAGATCAGCCTCGGCGTGCTCGACGACGCCACCTCCCCACAAGCTGTCATCAGAATCGGCTGGCTGCCCGACGACACCCCGCCACTGCCGGTAGCGCCACGACGGACGGTCGACGAAGTGCTGGACCCGTTCGACGCCGGGGAAACCACCGCCCACTGA
- a CDS encoding response regulator transcription factor encodes MVTVFLVDDHEIVRRGVGDLIGVEPDLEVIGEASSYSQALARIPALQPDVVVLDVRLPDGNGIELCRELLSANSDLRCLILTSFTDEQAMLNAILAGASGYVVKDIKSLELIDAIREVGAGKSLLDNRAAAALMVKLRSAAEEKTGPLAGLTDQERTLLALLGEGLTNRQIAGRMYLAEKTVKNYVSRLLTKLGVERRTQAAVLASKLNQPGRSD; translated from the coding sequence ATGGTCACGGTGTTCTTGGTCGACGACCATGAGATCGTCCGGCGGGGGGTCGGTGATCTCATCGGTGTGGAGCCGGACCTCGAGGTGATAGGCGAGGCGAGCAGTTACTCGCAGGCACTCGCGAGGATTCCCGCGTTGCAACCCGACGTCGTCGTCCTCGACGTGCGGCTACCCGACGGCAACGGCATCGAACTGTGCCGCGAACTGCTCTCGGCGAACTCCGATCTGCGCTGTCTCATCCTGACCTCGTTCACCGACGAGCAGGCGATGCTCAACGCTATCCTGGCCGGAGCCAGCGGATATGTCGTCAAAGACATCAAAAGCCTGGAACTGATCGACGCGATCCGTGAGGTAGGGGCAGGCAAATCGCTGCTCGACAATCGTGCCGCCGCCGCGCTCATGGTCAAGCTCCGCTCCGCGGCCGAGGAAAAGACCGGCCCGCTGGCCGGCCTCACCGACCAGGAGCGAACGCTGCTCGCCTTGCTCGGCGAAGGGCTGACCAACCGGCAAATTGCCGGCCGGATGTACCTGGCCGAGAAGACGGTCAAGAACTACGTGTCGCGATTGCTGACCAAGCTCGGGGTCGAACGACGTACTCAGGCGGCGGTGCTGGCCTCGAAGCTCAACCAACCAGGCAGATCGGACTAG
- a CDS encoding sensor histidine kinase, with protein sequence MERQPSGTHPNGRTSVTETLSPLRLRELLIEVQERIALIVDARDRMDRLVEAMLVITAGLDLDNTLRTIVHAAIELVDAGYGALGVRETDKTSNQLAEFVYEGIDDRTRVLIGDLPRGHGVLGLLIQQPKPIRLVNLSDHPSSVGFPEHHPPMQTFLGVPVQVRGEVFGNLYLTEKAGGQEFTDDDEVVVQALAAAAGIAIENARLYEESRSRQQWLEATWDVATELLAGGEPGEVLDLVAERALTLTESAYTFLALPEDTDIPHDEVTELVVVAAAGGSCEELIGRRIPLEQSCAGEAFRDGCMIAVDKRSYFQLFGSATQVGPALILPLRAGRSVLGVLTTVRPADATLLDSPAESMMAAMADQAALALRLVDTQRRMRELDVLSDRDRIARGLHDHVIQRLFAIGMSLQGTVQRARAPEIKSRLMETVDDVQAIVQDIRHSIFDLHSNTAADSSKYRRHVHGIIVDMTAESGLRTTVRLAGPVTVLEPPLSDDVEAVLREAVSNVVRHASATTVSVELQVRDDVSIEVTDNGIGLCDDITRRSGLANLATRAERAGGRFSIESRPSGGTVLRWSAPLR encoded by the coding sequence ATGGAACGACAGCCGTCCGGGACACACCCGAATGGCCGGACGTCGGTAACCGAAACGCTGTCCCCGCTGCGGCTGCGCGAGCTGCTGATCGAAGTTCAGGAGCGGATCGCGCTGATCGTCGATGCGCGCGATCGGATGGACCGGCTTGTCGAGGCCATGCTGGTGATCACCGCGGGGCTGGACCTCGACAACACGCTGCGCACGATCGTGCACGCCGCCATCGAGCTCGTCGACGCCGGGTACGGCGCGCTCGGGGTCCGGGAGACCGACAAAACGAGCAATCAACTCGCCGAGTTCGTCTACGAGGGCATCGATGACCGGACTCGCGTTTTGATCGGTGACCTGCCGCGGGGCCACGGAGTGCTCGGCCTGCTCATCCAGCAGCCGAAGCCCATTCGGCTGGTGAATCTTTCGGACCATCCGTCCTCGGTCGGCTTCCCGGAGCATCATCCACCGATGCAGACGTTCCTCGGTGTGCCGGTGCAGGTGCGGGGCGAGGTCTTCGGCAATCTCTATCTCACTGAGAAGGCGGGAGGTCAGGAGTTCACCGACGACGACGAGGTCGTGGTGCAGGCACTCGCCGCGGCCGCGGGCATTGCCATCGAGAATGCCCGTCTCTATGAGGAGTCCCGCTCGCGGCAGCAGTGGCTGGAGGCGACCTGGGATGTGGCGACCGAGCTCTTGGCGGGCGGCGAGCCGGGCGAGGTCCTTGATCTTGTCGCCGAGCGAGCACTGACGCTCACCGAGTCCGCATACACGTTCCTCGCTTTGCCCGAGGACACGGACATCCCCCACGATGAGGTGACCGAGCTGGTCGTGGTCGCCGCCGCGGGAGGAAGCTGCGAGGAACTCATTGGGCGGCGGATACCTCTCGAACAATCCTGTGCGGGCGAAGCCTTCCGGGACGGGTGCATGATCGCGGTCGACAAGCGGTCGTACTTCCAGCTCTTCGGCTCGGCTACGCAGGTGGGTCCAGCGCTGATCCTTCCGCTGCGGGCCGGACGCTCCGTCCTCGGTGTGCTCACCACGGTTCGGCCCGCCGACGCGACGCTCCTCGACTCCCCCGCCGAGTCGATGATGGCCGCGATGGCCGACCAGGCAGCACTGGCGCTGCGACTGGTCGACACTCAGCGACGGATGCGGGAACTCGACGTGCTGTCCGACCGCGACCGCATTGCCCGAGGCCTGCACGACCACGTCATCCAGCGACTGTTCGCGATCGGGATGTCTCTCCAGGGAACGGTGCAGCGGGCGCGGGCGCCGGAAATCAAGTCCCGGCTGATGGAAACCGTCGACGACGTCCAAGCGATCGTGCAGGACATCCGCCATTCGATCTTCGACCTGCACAGCAACACGGCAGCGGATTCCTCGAAGTACCGCAGACATGTGCACGGCATCATCGTCGACATGACCGCCGAGAGCGGACTTCGCACCACCGTGCGATTGGCTGGACCCGTCACCGTCCTGGAGCCCCCGCTGTCCGACGATGTGGAGGCCGTTCTGCGGGAAGCGGTCAGCAATGTGGTGCGGCACGCTTCGGCAACCACCGTGTCGGTCGAATTGCAGGTACGCGATGACGTCAGCATCGAAGTGACCGACAACGGGATCGGTTTATGCGACGACATCACCCGCCGTAGCGGATTGGCGAATCTGGCGACGCGAGCCGAGCGGGCAGGCGGCCGTTTCAGCATCGAGAGCCGTCCGTCCGGCGGCACCGTTCTGCGCTGGTCGGCGCCGCTACGCTAG
- a CDS encoding Fur family transcriptional regulator: MADLRVTRPRVAVLEAVHAHPHADTDTILGAVRTVLPEVSRQAVYDVLHALTAVGLVRRIQPSGSVARYESRVGDNHHHVICRSCGVIADVDCAVGEAPCLTASDHNGFLVDEAEVIYWGLCPDCSTSHTSRSHT, translated from the coding sequence ATGGCTGATCTACGCGTGACCCGCCCCCGGGTCGCGGTACTCGAGGCGGTGCACGCGCATCCACATGCCGACACGGACACGATTCTCGGAGCCGTGCGTACCGTTCTGCCGGAGGTGTCCCGGCAGGCTGTATACGACGTACTGCATGCCCTGACCGCTGTGGGTCTGGTGCGGCGGATCCAACCGTCCGGCTCTGTCGCTCGCTACGAGTCACGGGTCGGCGACAACCACCACCACGTCATCTGCCGCTCTTGCGGGGTCATCGCAGATGTCGACTGTGCTGTCGGCGAGGCGCCCTGCCTGACCGCGTCCGACCACAACGGCTTCCTCGTCGATGAGGCCGAAGTCATCTACTGGGGTCTGTGCCCCGACTGCTCGACATCGCACACGTCGCGATCACACACATGA
- the yczE gene encoding membrane protein YczE, protein MLVRRLVALYVGLWLYGFSMAVMVQAGLGLDPWDVFHQGVGRHVPISFGAVTAVTGVAVLLAWIPLRQLPGLGTVSNVVVIALSVDAGLGWLPSWDALPARVGAMGAAVMLNAVASVLYIGAGMGPGPRDGLMTGLVRRTGKPVWMVRTVIEVMVLSTGWILGGGVGIGTLVYAFGIGPLIHLLIPAANRYLPGFRVPPKEESVTVVSVREPTV, encoded by the coding sequence GTGCTGGTTCGTCGATTGGTCGCGTTGTATGTCGGGTTGTGGTTGTACGGGTTCTCGATGGCCGTCATGGTTCAGGCGGGGCTTGGGCTGGATCCGTGGGATGTGTTTCATCAAGGGGTGGGGCGGCATGTACCGATCAGTTTCGGGGCGGTGACGGCGGTGACCGGTGTTGCGGTGCTGTTGGCGTGGATTCCGTTGCGGCAGTTGCCCGGATTGGGAACGGTGAGCAATGTCGTGGTGATCGCGCTGTCGGTCGACGCCGGCCTGGGGTGGCTGCCGTCGTGGGACGCGCTGCCGGCGCGGGTGGGCGCGATGGGCGCAGCGGTGATGCTGAACGCGGTGGCCAGTGTGTTGTACATCGGCGCGGGAATGGGGCCGGGGCCGCGGGATGGATTGATGACTGGACTGGTTCGCCGGACCGGAAAACCGGTGTGGATGGTGCGCACGGTGATCGAGGTGATGGTGTTGTCGACCGGGTGGATTCTCGGCGGCGGTGTTGGTATCGGAACGCTCGTGTACGCGTTCGGGATCGGTCCGCTGATTCACCTGCTGATTCCTGCGGCGAATCGGTATCTGCCGGGATTCCGTGTTCCGCCGAAGGAGGAATCCGTCACCGTGGTGTCCGTCCGCGAGCCGACCGTGTAG
- a CDS encoding Acg family FMN-binding oxidoreductase, giving the protein MTVDDDEPAVSVPDRLTIQAVIRLAARAPSVHNTQPWRWVLDGTRLHLYTDADRLLPSTDPFGRQLVISCGTMLHHVRTTFADRGWHTDTVRRPDPQRPDHLATIEFRQWPDPPAGVHIRALAIDQRRTDRLPLAEPEGFADILPRMRMLTSPHKVELSVLDESARPRLAAASQQAGALRREDMLYQTELHWWAGHSETPEGVPPSALVSDAEFARVGVGRPFPSAPHSMRRAQLDDHARLVVLSTDADSVTHWLHTGEALSAVLLECAAAGLATCALTHITELSAGRKLLANLIPRPGTPQVLIRVGTAPDDSGLVPPTPRRPITDIFSVLEPH; this is encoded by the coding sequence ATGACCGTCGACGACGATGAACCCGCCGTATCGGTACCCGATCGCCTGACGATACAGGCGGTGATTCGGCTGGCCGCCCGCGCACCGTCGGTGCACAACACCCAGCCGTGGCGCTGGGTGCTGGACGGCACCCGCCTGCACCTGTACACCGATGCCGACCGGCTGCTGCCCTCGACCGACCCCTTCGGCCGCCAGCTGGTGATCAGCTGCGGCACGATGCTGCACCACGTGCGTACCACCTTCGCCGACCGGGGCTGGCACACCGACACGGTGCGTCGGCCCGACCCGCAGCGCCCCGATCATCTGGCGACGATCGAATTCCGGCAGTGGCCGGATCCGCCCGCCGGTGTCCACATCCGCGCGCTCGCCATCGACCAGCGGCGTACCGATCGGTTGCCTCTGGCCGAACCTGAGGGCTTCGCTGACATCCTGCCCAGAATGCGGATGCTCACCTCACCGCATAAGGTGGAACTCAGCGTCCTCGACGAGAGTGCCCGGCCACGGCTTGCCGCCGCATCGCAGCAGGCCGGTGCCCTGCGCCGCGAAGACATGCTTTATCAGACCGAGTTGCATTGGTGGGCTGGACATTCTGAGACCCCCGAGGGGGTGCCGCCGTCCGCGCTGGTGTCGGATGCGGAGTTCGCGCGAGTCGGTGTCGGACGCCCCTTCCCCTCCGCCCCGCATTCGATGCGCCGCGCGCAGCTCGACGACCACGCGCGACTGGTGGTACTCAGCACCGATGCCGATTCGGTGACGCATTGGCTGCATACCGGCGAGGCATTGTCGGCGGTGCTGCTGGAATGCGCCGCAGCCGGCCTGGCAACCTGCGCGCTGACCCATATCACCGAACTATCGGCAGGCCGGAAACTGCTCGCGAACCTGATCCCCCGCCCGGGCACGCCGCAGGTGCTGATTCGCGTCGGGACAGCGCCCGATGACAGCGGCTTGGTCCCGCCCACACCCCGCCGCCCGATCACGGACATCTTCAGCGTCCTCGAGCCACACTGA